ccctagagcttgtacactttttcctaccacattttttccgtcccttcgcctgtctgttaatgtgcttggacacagagctctgcgaacagccagcttctttagcaatcaccttttgtgtcttgccctccttgtgcaaggtgtcaatgattgtcttttggacagctgttaagtcagaagtcttccccatgattgtggagccttcaaaacaagactgagggaccttttaaaggcctttgcaggtgttttgagtaaatcagctgattagagtggcagcaggtgtcttctatattcagccttttcagaatattctaatttttcagataccaaatttggagttttcattagttgtcacttatgaatatcaaatttaaatgtaatgaacattggaaatacattggtctgtgtgcattgcatgaatataatgtacaagtttcacgttttgaatggaattactgaaatattttcaaccttttgatgatattctaatttactggccagcacctgtattgtcaggatttgatgtggtaggatgttttaggacccaaaaatgcagaaaaccagatgaacgaggcaggaggtggatgatgaaaataaaatcctttattaggagtagtccaagaagcagggagcccaaaccaaaaaatccaaaaatctaaactgagtaatcaaaaacttcagagaactagaaacactggaaaacactggaatcactagaagctaggaacaggaacaagacgaggctgacaagaacaacaagcaaacattaatggaccgacgagaacacagagacagacagggcttaaatacactgggaggagcaatcagggaaacaggaagcaggtgtgtggggtgagctgctggagggaaggcaggtgacactaatcaactcaatggggaaaacagaaacagaggatggcaaataccttaacacaaaactaaacaacaatttcctaaagacagagggaaggactcacacaaactagctggaggaggacatagtacatacacacacactgagctggggacaacgaggctggagctgacctgggaggaaacagtaaaagataacatcagacaatagactgacacacaaactgacacacagaaactgacacagaaaaaggacacaagagggcgccaaagggctacaacataagacacataacagggatgcagacaaggacacatgagggcgctaagagagcacaaggggagctggggaacaaagggacacaagagggaatctagagaaggatggaggacaccaggaggcacataaaggaagggggctgatgcagaccatgacatatataaggcaaggaaagggatgctcccaattgaaataagtaaatggttcttagaaagagaagggagatgtaattttagagggaagtggaatttaaaagtacaaagagtgagaacaacattgaaaaggatgtctatttcaatagcgggcgttaaattctggaatgagttaacagaagaaataaaggacaGCAGTGATgcaaaccagtttaaaataaaactcaaaaaagaaatgttaaataagtataagaatgaaggaattgcaattaacccaggacagcatccaaactgatgtttaatctcttctacaaattTGAAAATCTAAATgtagttctagttgaacatgagaattttatttattattattgttgtttttttttttttgttttgtgtgttttttaaggcattgtaaatgttttgttgtttaaattttgatgatgaggatgtaaacctgagggggtagggctaaataagtatacacttctccctactccttttcaaacaactgtatggaatgattttatgaaatgttggtgaatgtatatgtttgaaataaagtgaactgaactgagaTAAGAAAGCTGAAATATACTCCAGAACCAGAGTGTAGTTCCAGCTTGTCGCCACTGGAGGGCGATCATCCCCCTCATTAAAAGCTGAGTTTGTAGCACTGTAGCTGGGTTTGCCACTTTAACTTCACACGTGTTTAACACTTACACACAAATAATGTTTTATTGCAaggtgtaatgtccagcaatggtcagtttttaggtacagtttgaccattcaacatctggtcaaagtgGAGACACGAGCCTGCATGTGTTCcctctaaatcagcctgccttcatcccagcagctggagctcagagtctctctgcagctctgaacacagataacgaattgtccacaataatgttctctcctcaaggtccatccttattgtcctacaggattcttcatgcctaacactcgcagctcggatcaaTTGCTAAATCAAACAAtgattaaattaaatatgaacttctaaaacttataagctagataatcattaaataaacgtttgtttattgctacttataataattataatataatgaaatgtttcattaatctgtgctcaatgattgaagtttgaaattaatgttatgttatgattagtgATTAGTTTTTTTATACATTATATGTATTTATATGATAAAATccttaagaaataaattaatttacCTTAAGGAAGATCAATTCGTTCAGAGACAAACTGTATGAGATAACCACTTTTTGGCAAGCAACATGGTCCTGTTATAGCAATTTTGGGTTTAAGGCACTGCAAAGTCCCAAGTGTAGTTTGGTGAGTAGAATACTACATGAGTAGTTTCCTACATTCTATAAGATGAAATGAAGTGATAAGTGTAGCGTAGGTAAATTGATGATTTTAtgtgttatgaccaggaagatgtaatattctgtatcaatataaaatattaacctgctaggtctttattgtaaatattcagaagattctaggttttaattcagaagatctaggttctttgcattTTCAGTGATCAatcacacttcgtgttacttcaagaaagagtcaggtttataaaagtaataatttatttagcaaacaattaaaatatgattaattaactaagcatttactgtgagtggatgtaactaaacgtaatgaaggatgtgtgaatgtgatgtcagtcagagcttccttatcaaagtaagctgagttctggtgaaaagaatttggtttgctctaagctataaagttgttcttagggatgtcctgatcaggttttttttttttttgcccttgagtccgagtccgagtcatttgattttgagaatctgccaatACCGAGTCCTGATCCAATACTTTTGATAcgtaaagaaaaaaataagaaaaggaagaaacagttccagaatgttccttattttttatttcattacctttttatgttaatttttaacaacagatcacttctgtgaggtagcttgaacaatcaagtaataaataacataaattcttcacttttggactttattgcaaatataaaaagtctaatataaaaacagatagcacttcaacttaaaatacctggcaggggtctattttgccttggcccccaaaatgcttagatacgtccctgggcatgggacggagttttgaagatgatctgaattgtatcgactatataaatactacatgataaattattgctttatacaggtacaaacgtgtagtgggataaatctacttacattttatttttttgagaactttgttttgttttcttggtttttattttcccatcttcctgtcctgtctgtctctgatcttcctgcatcccccagtcctccagaaaaactcctgcctgcttccttctttttcacctcacaagtaaccttttaactagcagatcaaattgatctattgacctcaAAAAAATGAAGTGTgcgctgcgctgcccggctgcggtAGTGACGAGCGCTAGAGCGGGCGCAgcacgagcgcgtccacacgtcatgctcaaatacagacagaacttaccagagagaaaatgaacggacatggatgactgtgtgttaattgtatatttttttggTAACGCCACTAAGAAACTTAGAaagtgttactgtggccatgtgcAGAACGCAGCGGTCTGTCTGCCGCTCTGCATCTCTGCCCAAAAGAATCCCTGCTACTCTGAGTCCAtttaaatattatataatataggtagaaactggatctcttttgtgctccttctgggtgtgtaaattaagggcatcaggggagcctgacaacaacctttaaggagaaccaagttgctctcctgtaatttgaacccagtatccaactccggatcggggcttggatcgggaagtaaagcccgagtcccgatcagtctgaaaccatgtGATCGGAGCCGATTTCCAATCATGTGAgccgatcgggacatccctaattgatatcatcagaagaacatcagacacaatctgtcatgtctacttcacccgtttttaagagaccctcttggtggatccaaaagtcgcaggggtcggctgacctctggcatcggAGGGCTGTACAacaccgtggtaccgactcttcagtccagagatgtctcgggtcacaacagctggatggaaccgtgcgtgtgactgactcttaaggagtctaacaatatcagctttgtttctgcaggaactgtttgctcatcagctgtgcagatgcaaaaaggttttgacgacgtgtcaaaatctttgatggttaaagaggtttactacaggtggccggcctgaagcgattctctagaagtgtcgaatcactcaggatgatccagttttaaggttttgatgtcatgacttgcacagccaatcagaggctgacaagtttgagagatgttaccaagacaactcagaaacacgccttcttgatacaagatgttctgactggtttaaaagtctctgtgttggagtttaacttaaccgtacttgttattgtgtgagtgcagatgtgaggacctcgtcgtcTAAACATGAACACATGGCAGTCTCTGTAGACATAACATAACAATTATtgaacacagattaatgaagcatttcattacaaTATAATGAttgtaagtagcaataaacaaatgtttatttaatgattatctagattataagtcatggaagaagttcgtattgatttaggaaatcattcttgaatttagcaactgattcgagctggagttcttccttctgtggaggcagtcAGATGGGACCTAAaccgaccattgctggacattacataaGGCAGATTTAACAGAGTCAAAATGTGTGCTATAATATAAATGTACAATATTAATCAATTATTattaaaaacatttgttttcatgtgcctaatttttacatttttattcattGCGTTTGTTACGTTAGGCCAAGTCTCACCAGAAAAAGTGATAAGGTAATATAACATTTAGGTTTAAAAATGTTGGTATTGGCAAAGCATTAGCAAATGAATATAACTTTTATGAAAATGCGGCTACTCTTGCTAGAGTTTAATCCTTGACTCCTCTGGCGCTGGTGCTCACATCTCCTTTTAGACATCCCAGATTACCTGTAATAAATGTTTTTGTGTCATCGATCTTACCAACAGCCAAGCACACAAAACAAAATAATGCACGAGTCTATCCCTGAAAGTGAGCCTCTATGCTACAAGTATAAAAAAATAACCTCATGGTCCATATAAAGAATAGTCCTCTATTGCCATTAAACCTGAAGATACACATGGAAGAGTGAAACTACCGTAAATAGaaaagaaaatccctttattgtctctCAGTGGGGAAATAAAAAGAATAAACTACAAAACAAAAATTACTTAATTAATTGCTTATTTATTCTTCCAGCACAAGAAGAGTTTGCTTCATTATTGAAGCTTTCTAGTTAAGTTTAAAATTACGGAGATTTTTGTTGTGATTTTTAAGTTCTTGTTTCTGGAATAATACAACAACTCTGATTTGTAAAAATGCACATGTTGTGACATGTAGGAAAAAGTGAGATTTTGCACAAATAAATCTTAAaatatttagaattagcataaatAAAAAAGAGGTACcatttaataattttaatcagagAAAAAATTTTTTCAGAGGTGAATTTGATCAGGTTTGCTTGTGGTTTTCATTTGAAACATGAAACACCCAATTTACCACCAGGGGGAAATCTCTTCCAGCTCACCACTTGGAAGACAGAAGCACTATTTCCTGCTTATCTGATGTGGTAATTATTTTACTATTAATAATACTATCGAACAAATTGATTGATTGGAGTGAATCTTTTTTTTCCCTTGTTTTCATCTATAGATATCTCTTCTGACACAAAATGAGGTTTGACAGTTTGTCCTTAAAGCCTTTGGTATggtacaatcatgcacacactctcacacaccagGGTACCTAATCACGGCCACACCCACCTAAAATCTCACCACTCCAGTGGTGTCTACCCACCTCCCATCCCTTTTGACACCCCATTCTGTCTTGCAGTCTGGGCAGGCTGCCAGCCCCCTCCCCTGCTCTGGATCTGTGTTCTCTGCACATACCAAGCCAAGCCACACAATGCTGCGCTCCCTACACCAAGAAGCACAGATATTTGCAGTGATGCTTCTGTTCCCAGACCTCCCTGTCAGCAGCGGAGCCTTCACGCAGCTCTGATGGCAGAGCAGGACAGGTGGACTGAGCTGGAGGAGGAAAACCACATCATCACCTGTTTGGGACATTTTGAGCAATAGAAGATTAACACAAAAAAAGGAGTCCACCCACCTCCACCCTCCTTTACTTTATCACATGCACACTCGCTCACATACATCCCCCTCGCCGTTCATTCCCTCTCTGTGTCCGATGCTGGTGTGCTGAACAGCAGAGCACTCTCGGCTGAGCTGCATGGAGGCACAGGGAGGGGCAGGGAGCCCAGGTAAGAGCCATTTTGTCCCCTTTTTTCCTCTTTAAACAAAGCTGTTGCAGAATATATTCTATTCTATAACACATGTGCTGCAAAACGTCTGTTTGCTCTTTTTCCTTATAATGCGACTTTCTGAATTGTTGGTGTTTTATCCTCAGTAACTCTTGTCCTGCGAAGAGTTAATCAGTGATATATGTTAGGTTTAAAAATAGCTCTATTGGCCAATTTATTTCAGGCTGCTGTAGGTCAGCCAGTGAAGGCAGGGCTGCCCAACTACTAACTGCAGAACAATAGTTTGATCAAAAGCCACCCAGAAAAGCCTGGGCTGTGTCGTGACACTGAACAATGCTTTAATAATTCAAAAACATAATTTAACACTTGTTTTTATGTCATCTTCAATTCCTGTGAATTTTCCTTCTTGGTGCATTGGGGTCAAACAGCCTGTAACGCTACAAAAAGTTGCAGCTTCATCAGATGCTACATTTTTTCtgccacattgtttttccacgtCTTTGTTTCACTTTGGGATCTCAGCAGATTTTCTACGTGCTGATGGCCGGTTCAACCCACCTGTGACAAATTGGTCCAATAATTTGTCATGAAGACAAGGCTAAATTAGGTCAAACATCATGATTTATCTCAGAACCGAGTCACAGAGTCTGACATCTGGATGTCAGTGTtggtgtaaataaaaataaaacagcagcagtcaGAAACACGAGGATTAGTGTTTTCCACTGATTATTACACCTGcaattgtgtgtttgtgttattGTCACCACCCTGCAAATAGTGTTTCACTGGGAAATGTGTGAAGTAAGCAATATTAACTGAATAATAATTTAGGTGATTAAAACGATGCTGAGTTGCACACAGATGCTGTTTGCATCACTGCCATTATCTGTGATGAGTGGAAGCTGAATGAGTCTGTAATTAATTAAAACAACCAGAGTATTTTTACCAAGTGATAAACAATCATAATTAAATATGAGCATGACAAGTGGCACTAACACAATTAAAGTATTTTAATGGGTCTCATTAATTAGAATTATTTGGGCCATAATAACTGTTGTAATAGTTTAATGTAGCAACAGTCCCAGGGTTTAAGCCCTTTATTAAAAGAATGACATCACAGCGAGGAACGCTGCACAGTGAAATAAATCAAGAAGCATTTACACGAATCAGGACAGACAGAAACACCACGAGCTGGAGAAATTGCGCTGAGGGCTATGACGATTTCTCCTGCCTCTGCCACGATGTTTAACAGCAATTGATTTGCTTGTCCGAGACAAAATTAAATTCAATCTTGGCAGTAATCACAGAGTAGATCGTTTTCATCCTCCCTCCCCCTTTTCTGTGCCTGGGCATTTCTCTCCATGTGTCCTGGGTTTGCTTTTTCAGAGACAGCAGACAACATTGGGATAAGGCTCATGTATTTTTAAAGTCATGATGCGTAACTCACTGGGGCTTCTTCAGACAGCTCAGCAGGAGGTGGCTTGATCAGGTCAGCTGGGTAAACTTGTCCTTCCATTCATAGGGATGACATTGTGGCTTTCTCTAAAGCTCTTTATGCAAGTGGCTGTATGAAGGTCAGACTCATCTGTACCACAGTTCATGTGTTACAGGAGAACTTGAACGTGTGTGCAATAAAAGTCATCACCTAGCAGAACTGGACAGGTTCATGATCAAAATATGGTCACCACTTCTTCTGTTCATGAACGAAGCTTTGGATGGAGAGATGAATAatgaataaatacataaacatattaatggatggatgatggatggatgaataaatggatgGACGAACAAGTGgatgacggatggatggatggacagacggacggacggatgaatgaatggaaaagaagatggatggatggatggatggatggacggatggacggatggatggatggatgaacagacagacaggcagatggatggatggatagacagatggatggaggaatggacagacagatggatggatggatggatggatggacagatggctggatggatggatggatgtatggatagacagatgaatggacggatggacagatggttggatggacagatggatggatggatgggtggatggatggatggatggatggatggatggatggatggatggaaagatggatggatggacagatggacagatggttggatggacagacggatggatgggtggatggatatttGTTGAACACGTTAGTTGAAATGGAAACCAGCAGCTGTCCAAATATTGAACAAACACTTCATTAAACCTGCTGAGGTTACGCGTTTTTCAGCTGAGTGGAGAAATAGATCAATAGCATCTGTGACCCCTGGGCATGTTGAGAAGAAATCTTCCCTCTCTGCCTTTGTCTTGGCTGTGAAATGTTCATCATCTGCTATAGAAATCCAACAATCTTTGAACATAGTGCCAGTAGAAACAGTCCCAGCCATCTGGTGAGGCCCACCAGAAAGCTGCTCTCCTCCCACACCTTGTTGCATCAGTCCTGCATATCATTTGTGATGAACAACTGAAGATATCATTTATGCAGAATGTTGCTTCACACACATTCCTCCTCGTTTTTAAACCAGTCTAATGTAGCTGTGATGTTGGCTCTGACCCTCTGGTTCAACACCTCCTCACAGCTGTTCTTCAGTTCATCCAGTCTCCTCACATGTCACACTCGGCTCTCCGTCATGTCAAACAGTTGTTCACTTAACCTTGATCACCGTAACTTTGAGTTCTTACTCTCAAATGTGAAGGCACACTATTTTAAGCACCTTCTATTTTCAGATTTGTATCAATAGCCTGTGTGAAGTATTTTAGAATAGATGTTTGAAATGTTTGCCGCAAGCTTTAGTCCAAGAAACACAAAATACCACCAAAGCTTTAATAGTTGTTGCTGAACCCCCTGCATTTGAACAGCTCGTGAAGCTGTGAGAACTTGGTGTTTCATGACCCACTGAGCACTCCTGATCCATCGCTATTCTGACCAAAACATCAATGCCCTTCATCTTTATTGCTATGCTTATCCCAGCCTTAGTCATCTGATTGCTCTTCTATAATGGGTGCTTAATTTGGTAGCTACACTTatgtcacacacacatccaaggagttgcaaccacaaaaaggaggatAAATTATCTTCCTCATATTCAGTGTTACAATCAATCAGGAGTAAAATCTGAGAAATAAAACATCTCTTTTTCCAACTGTTAGAAATTTTCTGTTCTAAATAAAATAGACAGGTTTTTGGGATGGTGATACCGTTATTGTTGTCATGTTTGTGCGTTGCTGTTTTCTCTGACAATCCTCCAGCCCCAAAACAGAACAAAGACCAGAGGCATTATGTAGTAAATCTGCGGACTAATTTGTTTAATCTTTTGTGAACTTTAAACCGGAAAGGAAAATCCTTAGAAAGAACCTTAATCAAACATAATAtgcaggattggacttcatcccatttaatagaatagtctgccaatttggaatggataacaatagctttttagaatatcaccaaatgaaatctgtattcaaacaaaaatttaagctcaataaaaaagaattacaaacaccaccaaggggatTAGACTTCTATACTCTcaaacccccaaactactgtctaaagtatataagacactgtccaaaatagacgatagaatagcaatccgtattgaaaaatgggaggtggatctatcagtcagctttgaccagaacttctggtcccaaacttgtttaaaaacttttaaaatgatcagacactccaatttacaattaattcagtacaaaattctacacagagtacactatacaggtcatcgtagGTTCAAGattgggtttgtgtcatctgacacctgtacacactgcacaaacaacattcctgacaattacattcatgcactgtggtcctgcccacctgtccagaaattttggggtagagtatgtgaagacctgtcaaagtgtctgaaatgtcatatcccaacttccccctctctttgtttactgggaaacctggacgatgtcccgattgaaacatctttggttcacgtggttctgactgccatatgcatcgctaagaaaactatcctcataaattggaaaatagagatactctttgcattaaccagtatagaaatcttttgttagaccatattacacttgatacagcctctgcttccacttcaaatcaatctctctgggctccttagatcggttccatcacatagcgatgatgggggatcattgatattgtcctgcgggatgatgtgggtgatggggtggagggtctgagtttggagtatccaaacgttccctggaggtgggttcactggggggtgtctgggactgggggactGCTGCCCCCCTTTGGAGGTGCCTGGGTTGCTGGTTGCCTCGAGGGGTGGacgactggcggttgtgagtggtgccccttgggggtcttggcggtggccatgggtcactgcctggcagctgcattgcccctgagcgcgtctgggtgggggcctgggggctcgggatgTGGGGGTGGCTGGCCCTGTGTGggaatctgggcggggccttggggatcgggtcctgacatgtatgctgccgggaagaaggcaggcacatgcggcagtgcctggcccgggttcaggggcctcgggtagaccttggctcctctgctgttccatcacaggggaggaggatgtccaggagggggaggacccaaccttaccttgatgtcctatgtcttctatattctggaagttgtgcaaatgcagggatgggagtagatattctgctggggtggggctgggttggtgccctcggactctgtgaggctctgtgatgctgctaatttgggccctggcaagacgggctggggtctccatgctctcggtggcattttgacaacagaggtgcctattggggccagtgggggagctggctccctggagggctatgcccaaccagccattcctccccatccccacacatcgtcacaaaatcatgcacataggaccttggggggtggacaggtcagggggtgtgggtatggaccccatttccacattcctgtggcaacctgccccccaatttaatTTGCACCTTAAAGacctccaccaacgacattccacgcaaacacacacttagggccttgggagtgcgcACATTCAACAGTATTTGGCAAGGTGATTTTTCAGCCTCACCCTGattgctggtgcccacttccaattttaaactgcacttagacactgagggctgtgggtgcaagtggggttatgtggtggcatcagctggcgaaggccagacaatgcccacactgcccgcgcaccacagccatggaatacacctcatcaacatgcactaacactaAATTGgaacaggcagagggagactaggggtcttagcacacctctgttgtcacttggcttcctggggctggaggctaggagggagatctggccagctggttggggtctggggtggtgggttgctttgctcagcgttgggcgagggagtctgctcatcagcaccccagcagaaagggtcgaactctgggaacctgtaatggttgtaccccatgtgcagcagtactgggaccagagtgaatagggtgtgtatggggagcatgagtgagtgtccggtgtgcatttttgtaagtctttggttgtgtgtatgtgtgagcatgagggagggagtgtgtgactgtgtctgtgtatggctggatatgtcaggtggggccgttgactcctcccttctcctgggacttcttgcgcTACTATACATCTTcacctaccctccccctgccacatttgtgtcatgttgtgggtaatggatttcacccaggacatgaagaatcacaggaGAGGAGAGGTAAGTAAAATATAAAGTGATTTATTTACAATGTGAAACAGAAGAGATAAAACTAGAACTAAAGATCAGGAACAGGGGAGTACCAGAATCTACGGAGATAAGAAAAACAGGAGGTGagcgaggccagaaccagagaacaAGGGCTATGAGAGTCTGTAGCTGAGGGTTCTTACGGTCAGACACCAGGACTAGAGCGGAGGCGAACAGGGGGAGGTTGGTCCGGGTGTGATGGTTCAGAGCGTGGGCAGGCGGGCAGACGTGGAGATAGAAGATCAGAGGATCCTTGAGCGGCGAGGTGTGagaacaactccaggcaaggtaggtgagGCAGGAACAGGATACTAAAACAGGATACAAATTCATTAATTCAGGATCACAAGGAAACAGGCTGATTCAGAGTCTAG
This genomic window from Nothobranchius furzeri strain GRZ-AD chromosome 9, NfurGRZ-RIMD1, whole genome shotgun sequence contains:
- the LOC139071810 gene encoding mucin-6-like, which gives rise to MGRNGWLGIALQGASSPTGPNRHLCCQNATESMETPARLARAQISSITEPHRVRGHQPSPTPAEYLLPSLHLHNFQNIEDIGHQGKVGSSPSWTSSSPVMEQQRSQGLPEAPEPGPGTAACACLLPGSIHVRTRSPRPRPDSHTGPATPTSRAPRPPPRRAQGQCSCQAVTHGHRQDPQGAPLTTASRPPLEATSNPGTSKGGQQSPSPRHPPVNPPPGNVWILQTQTLHPITHIIPQDNINDPPSSLCDGTDLRSPERLI